From the genome of Bacteroidales bacterium, one region includes:
- a CDS encoding pseudouridine synthase produces APKKRYDSENRRDDRKKFFDRDDRKPFKKRYDSRERFSENKSGYEKKSFNEERENDVKENSDNSFRKKFAPKKRYDSENRRDDRKKFFDRDDRKPFKKRYDSRDKFSENNRYDSKKRFSSKKESDLVRLNKYIANAGICSRREADNLIIAGVIAVNGKIITELGYKISPDDVVKYNGVALKKERNVYILLNKPKDYITTTDDPQQRNTVMELVGNACRERIYPVGRLDRNTTGLLLFTNDGELAKKLSHPSSKVKKIYSVELDRALRTVDLEKIRNGVELEEGIVNVDEIYIQSEFGKNFVGVEIHIGWNRIVRRIFETLGYKIYKLDRVYYAGLTKKNLPRGKWRILTSNEISFLKMGSK; encoded by the coding sequence TGCACCAAAAAAGAGATATGACAGCGAAAATCGAAGGGACGACAGAAAAAAGTTTTTTGACAGAGATGACAGAAAGCCATTTAAAAAACGTTATGATTCAAGAGAAAGGTTTTCTGAAAATAAATCGGGATATGAAAAAAAATCATTTAACGAAGAAAGAGAAAATGATGTAAAAGAAAATTCAGATAATTCTTTCAGAAAGAAATTTGCACCAAAAAAGAGATATGACAGCGAAAATCGAAGGGACGACAGAAAAAAGTTTTTTGACAGAGATGACAGAAAGCCATTTAAAAAACGTTATGATTCGAGAGATAAATTTTCCGAAAATAATCGCTATGATAGCAAAAAAAGATTTTCTTCTAAAAAAGAAAGTGATTTGGTTCGCTTGAATAAATATATTGCAAATGCAGGAATATGTTCACGCAGAGAAGCCGACAATTTAATAATTGCAGGTGTAATTGCAGTTAATGGAAAAATAATTACTGAACTTGGTTATAAAATTTCACCCGACGATGTGGTTAAATACAATGGCGTTGCATTAAAAAAAGAACGCAACGTTTACATTTTGTTAAATAAACCTAAGGATTATATAACCACAACCGATGACCCACAGCAGCGTAATACTGTGATGGAACTTGTCGGAAACGCGTGCAGGGAAAGAATTTATCCTGTTGGTAGGTTGGACAGAAATACAACGGGTTTGCTGTTATTTACAAATGATGGTGAACTTGCAAAAAAACTTTCACATCCGAGCAGCAAAGTAAAAAAAATATATAGTGTGGAACTCGACAGGGCATTGAGAACCGTTGATTTGGAAAAAATAAGAAATGGTGTTGAACTGGAAGAAGGAATCGTGAACGTTGATGAAATATACATTCAAAGCGAATTCGGGAAAAATTTTGTAGGTGTGGAAATTCATATCGGATGGAACCGTATTGTAAGAAGAATTTTTGAAACACTCGGATATAAAATTTATAAACTCGACCGTGTTTATTATGCAGGATTGACAAAGAAAAACCTTCCTCGCGGCAAATGGCGAATCCTAACAAGCAATGAAATTTCTTTCCTGA